From a region of the Vagococcus coleopterorum genome:
- the tsaD gene encoding tRNA (adenosine(37)-N6)-threonylcarbamoyltransferase complex transferase subunit TsaD: MTKKYLLAIESSCDETSVAIISDDNKLQSNVVASQVLSHRRFGGVVPEVASRHHVEQITLCMEEALVDAGITVDQLSAVAVTEGPGLVGALLIGVSAAKAFAWAHDLPLVPVNHMAGHIYAASLKAPLEFPLMALLVSGGHTELVYMKEHGEYEIIGETRDDAAGEAYDKVGRVLGLAYPSGKEIDELAHVGEDTFDFPRGMIKEVNFDFSFSGLKSSFINTVHNAEQKGETLIKENLAASFQASVIDVLVSKALRACQEYNVKQLVLAGGVAANKGLRKALTKALAEELPKVELIVPDFHLCGDNAGMIAAAGLIEKEKGSRADWDLNAQPGLSL; the protein is encoded by the coding sequence GTGACGAAAAAATATTTATTAGCGATTGAAAGCAGTTGTGATGAAACCAGTGTAGCAATCATTTCAGATGATAATAAATTACAATCCAATGTAGTGGCTTCGCAAGTGTTAAGCCATCGTCGTTTTGGTGGGGTGGTACCAGAAGTTGCCAGCCGTCACCATGTTGAACAAATTACATTATGTATGGAAGAGGCACTTGTTGATGCGGGAATTACAGTTGACCAGTTGAGTGCTGTTGCAGTCACAGAAGGGCCAGGATTAGTGGGAGCGTTATTGATCGGTGTTAGTGCTGCAAAAGCATTTGCTTGGGCTCATGACTTACCGCTTGTTCCAGTCAATCACATGGCAGGACATATTTATGCTGCTAGCTTAAAAGCCCCACTTGAGTTTCCTTTAATGGCACTACTTGTTAGTGGTGGGCATACTGAATTGGTTTACATGAAAGAACATGGCGAATATGAAATCATTGGCGAAACAAGAGATGATGCAGCTGGTGAAGCTTATGATAAGGTAGGACGTGTTCTGGGGTTAGCTTATCCTTCAGGCAAAGAAATTGATGAGTTGGCTCACGTGGGTGAAGATACCTTTGATTTCCCTAGAGGGATGATTAAAGAAGTTAATTTTGATTTTAGTTTTAGTGGCTTGAAAAGTTCATTTATTAATACCGTTCACAACGCTGAGCAAAAAGGTGAAACATTGATTAAAGAAAATCTTGCCGCGAGTTTTCAAGCAAGTGTAATTGATGTTTTAGTTTCTAAAGCATTGAGAGCGTGTCAAGAATACAACGTTAAGCAATTAGTATTAGCTGGTGGTGTGGCTGCGAATAAAGGATTGCGCAAAGCTTTGACAAAAGCTTTAGCAGAAGAATTGCCAAAAGTTGAATTAATTGTTCCAGATTTCCATCTTTGTGGAGATAATGCCGGAATGATTGCGGCTGCTGGATTAATTGAAAAAGAAAAAGGGTCACGAGCTGATTGGGATTTAAATGCCCAACCAGGATTGTCATTGTAA
- the rpsB gene encoding 30S ribosomal protein S2, translating into MAVISMKQLLEAGVHFGHQTRRWNPKMKKYIFTERNGIYIIDLQKTVRLADDAYNYMKKVAEDGGIALFVGTKKQAQDAVKDEAIRSGQYYVNHRWLGGTLTNWDTIQKRIARLKEINKMEEDGTFDLLPKKEVAGLNKQRDRLEKFLGGIADMPRIPDVMFIVDPRKERIAVQEAQKLNIPIVAMVDTNCDPDEIDVVIPSNDDAIRAVKLIAGKMADAFIEGNQGEDQVVEETFTEEKADNASIEEIVEVVEGDNAAE; encoded by the coding sequence ATGGCAGTAATCTCAATGAAACAATTGTTAGAAGCCGGCGTTCACTTCGGTCACCAGACTCGTCGTTGGAACCCAAAAATGAAGAAATACATCTTCACAGAAAGAAATGGTATCTACATCATCGACTTACAAAAAACTGTACGTCTTGCTGACGATGCTTACAACTACATGAAGAAAGTCGCTGAAGATGGCGGCATTGCTTTATTCGTAGGAACTAAAAAACAAGCACAAGATGCTGTTAAAGATGAAGCTATCCGCTCTGGTCAATACTATGTAAACCACAGATGGTTAGGTGGAACTTTAACTAACTGGGATACTATCCAAAAACGTATCGCTCGCTTAAAAGAAATTAACAAAATGGAAGAAGATGGAACTTTCGATTTACTTCCTAAAAAAGAAGTTGCTGGTTTGAACAAACAACGTGACCGTCTTGAAAAATTCTTAGGTGGTATCGCTGATATGCCTAGAATTCCAGATGTAATGTTCATCGTTGACCCTCGTAAAGAGCGTATCGCTGTTCAAGAAGCACAAAAATTAAACATTCCAATCGTTGCTATGGTTGATACTAACTGTGATCCAGATGAGATTGATGTTGTTATCCCATCTAACGATGATGCTATTCGTGCCGTTAAACTTATTGCTGGTAAAATGGCTGACGCTTTCATCGAAGGAAACCAAGGTGAAGATCAAGTCGTTGAAGAAACTTTCACTGAAGAAAAAGCTGACAATGCTTCAATCGAAGAAATTGTTGAAGTTGTTGAAGGCGACAACGCTGCAGAGTAA
- the tsf gene encoding translation elongation factor Ts: MSKITAAMVKELRDATGVGMMDAKKALVEVEGIMEKAVDFLREKGLAKAANKGDRIAAEGLANVHVAGNTAAIVEVNSETDFVSKNDMFVNLVAKIAKLVAENKPANMEEALAITTENGTIEKECLEATTVIGEKISFRRFELVEKTDNQAFGAYLHMGGRIAVLATIDGTTDEDMAKDVAMHVAAINPRYVSSEQVSAEELDHEKSVLTEQALNEGKPANIVEKMVEGRMQKFLAEICLVDQPFVKDPDMTVAKFTATKNATVKSFIRFEVGEGMEKREENFAEEVANQMK, from the coding sequence ATGTCAAAAATTACAGCTGCTATGGTAAAAGAATTACGTGACGCTACTGGCGTTGGTATGATGGATGCTAAAAAAGCATTAGTAGAAGTTGAAGGAATCATGGAAAAAGCCGTGGATTTCTTACGTGAAAAAGGTTTAGCGAAAGCTGCTAACAAAGGCGATAGAATCGCTGCTGAAGGTTTAGCTAACGTACACGTTGCAGGAAACACTGCTGCAATCGTTGAAGTAAACTCAGAAACTGACTTCGTATCTAAAAATGATATGTTCGTTAACTTAGTTGCTAAAATTGCGAAACTTGTTGCTGAAAACAAACCAGCTAACATGGAAGAAGCATTAGCAATCACTACTGAAAACGGAACAATCGAAAAAGAATGTTTAGAAGCTACTACTGTTATCGGTGAAAAAATTAGCTTCCGTCGTTTCGAATTAGTTGAAAAAACTGACAACCAAGCTTTCGGTGCTTACTTACACATGGGTGGACGTATTGCTGTTTTAGCTACAATCGATGGCACAACTGATGAAGATATGGCTAAAGATGTTGCGATGCACGTTGCGGCTATTAATCCACGTTACGTATCTAGCGAACAAGTTTCTGCTGAAGAGTTAGATCACGAAAAATCAGTTCTGACTGAACAAGCTTTAAACGAAGGTAAACCTGCTAATATCGTTGAAAAAATGGTTGAAGGACGTATGCAAAAATTCTTAGCTGAAATTTGTTTAGTTGACCAACCATTCGTTAAAGATCCAGATATGACTGTTGCTAAATTTACAGCAACTAAAAATGCTACTGTTAAATCATTCATTCGTTTTGAAGTAGGCGAAGGTATGGAAAAACGTGAAGAAAACTTTGCGGAAGAAGTAGCTAACCAAATGAAATAA
- the pyrH gene encoding UMP kinase, with protein MDKPKYQRIVLKVSGEALAGEEGFGINPPVIAEIAKEIKEVQELGVEVAIVVGGGNIWRGTIGEEMGMERAQADYMGMLATVMNALALQDTLENIGVATRVQASIDMRQIAEPYIRRKAVRHLEKERVVIFAAGTGNPYFSTDTTAALRAAEIDADVILMAKNNVDGVYSADPKTNADATKFDELTHLDVISKGLQVMDSTASSLSMDNDIPLVVFNLNEPGNIKRVCLGENIGTTVRGK; from the coding sequence ATGGATAAACCTAAATATCAACGTATAGTTTTAAAAGTAAGTGGTGAAGCCTTAGCTGGTGAAGAAGGATTTGGAATCAATCCCCCAGTTATTGCTGAAATTGCTAAAGAAATCAAAGAAGTTCAAGAACTAGGTGTTGAAGTTGCTATTGTTGTGGGCGGCGGAAATATTTGGCGTGGAACAATTGGTGAAGAAATGGGTATGGAACGTGCACAAGCGGATTATATGGGCATGTTAGCGACAGTTATGAATGCTTTAGCTCTACAAGATACATTAGAGAATATTGGTGTGGCAACTCGTGTTCAAGCATCTATTGACATGCGTCAAATTGCTGAACCATACATCCGTCGTAAAGCCGTTCGTCATCTAGAAAAAGAACGTGTTGTCATCTTTGCAGCAGGTACGGGTAATCCTTACTTCTCAACTGATACAACAGCAGCGCTACGTGCCGCTGAAATTGATGCTGACGTCATTTTAATGGCTAAAAACAACGTTGATGGTGTTTACTCAGCAGATCCTAAAACAAACGCAGATGCGACTAAATTTGATGAATTAACTCATTTAGATGTTATTTCTAAAGGGTTACAAGTCATGGATTCAACTGCAAGTTCATTGAGTATGGATAATGACATTCCATTAGTAGTCTTCAACTTAAATGAACCTGGCAACATTAAACGTGTTTGTCTAGGCGAAAACATCGGAACAACAGTTAGGGGGAAATAA
- the frr gene encoding ribosome recycling factor, with the protein MAQTILNNTKERMVKAEESLTRELGQVRAGRANASLLDRIQVDYYGAPTPLNAIASINVPEARVLMITPFDKTALEDIEKAIMASDIGISPANDGTVIRLVIPQLTEDRRKDLAKEVGKLAEGAKVAVRNIRRDAIDDLKKKEKAKEISEDDLRGYEKDVQDLTDKSTKMIDSITSEKEKELLDV; encoded by the coding sequence ATGGCACAAACAATTTTAAATAACACAAAAGAACGTATGGTGAAAGCTGAAGAAAGCTTAACTCGCGAATTAGGTCAAGTTCGTGCAGGTCGTGCCAACGCAAGTTTGTTAGATCGAATTCAAGTGGATTATTATGGAGCGCCAACTCCTTTAAATGCGATTGCTTCTATTAATGTACCAGAAGCCCGCGTCTTAATGATTACACCGTTTGATAAAACAGCACTGGAAGATATTGAAAAAGCTATTATGGCGAGTGATATTGGCATTAGCCCAGCTAATGACGGGACAGTTATTCGCTTAGTGATTCCACAATTAACAGAAGATCGTCGTAAAGATTTAGCAAAAGAAGTTGGAAAATTAGCTGAGGGAGCGAAAGTTGCAGTGCGTAACATTCGCCGTGATGCGATTGATGACTTGAAGAAAAAAGAAAAAGCTAAAGAGATTTCGGAAGATGATTTACGTGGTTATGAGAAAGATGTTCAAGATTTAACCGATAAGAGTACAAAAATGATTGATTCAATTACTTCTGAAAAAGAAAAAGAATTATTGGATGTATAA
- a CDS encoding isoprenyl transferase encodes MFRLFPQKQKYINKEQAVIFDADGSIPKHVAVIMDGNGRWAKNRRLPRVAGHKEGMDTVKKITKHASHMGVKVLTMYAFSTENWKRPSSEVDFLMQLPVDFFDTFVPDLIAENVRVEVIGYTEYLPEHTQKAINDAMEQTKDNTGMILNFALNYGSRAEMLTAVNELVEQAKKGELTGEVTEEMLSEHLMTAKLGKELQDPDLLIRTSGEERISNFLLWQIAYSELYFTEALWPDFDEVHFEQAIGSYQNRNRRFGGLNQESASK; translated from the coding sequence ATGTTTCGTTTATTTCCACAAAAACAAAAATATATTAATAAAGAGCAGGCTGTGATTTTTGATGCGGATGGTTCTATCCCAAAGCATGTTGCTGTTATTATGGACGGGAATGGACGTTGGGCTAAAAATCGTCGTCTCCCAAGAGTAGCAGGTCATAAAGAAGGAATGGATACGGTTAAAAAAATTACAAAACACGCTAGCCACATGGGTGTGAAAGTGTTAACTATGTATGCTTTTTCAACGGAAAACTGGAAACGTCCATCTTCAGAAGTGGATTTTTTAATGCAGTTACCAGTTGACTTTTTTGATACTTTTGTTCCAGATTTGATTGCTGAAAATGTTAGAGTTGAAGTGATCGGCTATACAGAATATCTACCGGAACATACCCAAAAAGCGATTAATGATGCAATGGAGCAAACTAAAGATAATACTGGCATGATTTTAAACTTTGCGTTGAATTATGGTAGTCGTGCAGAAATGCTAACGGCTGTTAATGAGCTAGTTGAACAAGCTAAAAAAGGTGAGTTGACAGGTGAGGTTACTGAAGAAATGTTATCAGAACATTTAATGACCGCAAAGCTTGGCAAAGAATTGCAGGATCCAGACTTACTAATCCGAACAAGTGGTGAAGAACGAATTAGTAACTTCCTGCTTTGGCAAATTGCTTATAGTGAGTTATACTTTACTGAGGCGCTTTGGCCTGATTTTGACGAAGTTCATTTTGAACAAGCTATTGGTTCATATCAAAATCGCAACCGTCGTTTTGGCGGATTAAATCAAGAGTCAGCTAGTAAATAG
- a CDS encoding phosphatidate cytidylyltransferase, whose protein sequence is MKQRVITAVVALALFIPILIFGGWAIELTAALLAAVGVYELFRMKGLEIKSLEGVVSIIGTVALVLPIAKYTGSFIDGLEIFYLMVMVLLSIAVFSKNTYTLEQAGFPVLVALYVGMGFKYFLVARGDTNSLVVLMFGLLVVWSTDIGAYLVGRQFGKNKLAPAISPNKTLEGSAGGILSAVVVATIYLLFFNVKEIFGYNFFMMIMFTIVLSMVGQLGDLVESAYKRHYGVKDSGKILPGHGGILDRFDSMLFVFPVMAILGII, encoded by the coding sequence ATGAAACAACGAGTTATTACAGCAGTAGTTGCCTTGGCATTGTTTATTCCCATCTTAATTTTTGGTGGTTGGGCGATTGAATTAACAGCAGCTTTATTAGCAGCTGTAGGTGTTTATGAATTATTTAGAATGAAAGGCTTAGAAATTAAAAGTCTAGAAGGTGTTGTTTCAATTATTGGAACGGTGGCTTTAGTTTTACCGATTGCTAAGTATACAGGGTCATTTATTGATGGTTTAGAGATTTTTTATTTAATGGTAATGGTGTTGCTTAGTATCGCAGTATTTTCAAAAAATACGTATACCTTAGAACAAGCAGGTTTTCCTGTATTAGTCGCTTTATATGTTGGAATGGGCTTCAAGTATTTCTTAGTTGCTCGTGGTGATACGAATAGTTTAGTTGTATTAATGTTTGGTTTATTAGTTGTTTGGTCAACGGATATTGGTGCTTACTTAGTAGGGCGTCAATTCGGTAAAAATAAATTAGCGCCAGCTATTTCGCCTAATAAAACCTTAGAAGGTTCTGCTGGTGGGATTTTAAGTGCGGTTGTTGTTGCGACAATCTATTTATTGTTCTTCAATGTTAAAGAAATTTTTGGTTATAATTTCTTTATGATGATCATGTTTACAATTGTTTTATCAATGGTTGGGCAATTAGGTGACCTTGTTGAATCAGCCTACAAACGTCATTATGGCGTAAAAGATTCGGGTAAAATTTTACCTGGGCATGGTGGTATTTTAGATCGCTTTGATAGTATGTTATTTGTTTTCCCAGTAATGGCTATTTTAGGAATTATTTAA